In one window of Thiobacillus sp. DNA:
- the mlaE gene encoding lipid asymmetry maintenance ABC transporter permease subunit MlaE, with product MDFAQAGLRRIGRRVIDSIWRMGTATRFFVLTLLHSGQSFSRFHLIIREIFSAGVLSLIIILVSGLFVGMVLGLQGYETLQTYGSEEALGVLVSLSLVRELGPVVAALLFASRAGSAITAEIGLMKATEQIAAMEMMAVDPIARVVAPRFWGAVISMPLLAALFSAMGIFGGYLVGVVLIGVDEGSFWSQMQAAVDFREDVLNGVIKSVVFGVAVTAIALFEGYDAPPTAEGVSRATTRTVVTSSLAILGLDFILTAFMFSGV from the coding sequence ATGGATTTCGCGCAAGCCGGCCTGCGGCGCATCGGCCGCCGGGTCATCGACTCCATCTGGCGCATGGGCACGGCAACCCGATTCTTTGTCCTGACCCTGCTTCATTCAGGGCAAAGCTTCAGTCGTTTCCATCTCATCATCCGGGAGATCTTCAGCGCCGGCGTGTTGTCCCTCATCATCATCCTGGTGTCTGGCCTGTTCGTAGGCATGGTGCTGGGACTCCAGGGTTACGAGACGTTGCAGACCTACGGTTCTGAAGAGGCCCTGGGCGTCCTGGTGTCCCTCTCCCTGGTACGGGAACTGGGGCCCGTGGTGGCGGCCCTGCTGTTCGCCAGCCGGGCGGGTTCCGCCATTACCGCCGAGATCGGGCTGATGAAGGCCACGGAACAGATCGCCGCCATGGAAATGATGGCTGTGGACCCCATCGCCCGGGTGGTGGCCCCCCGTTTCTGGGGCGCGGTGATTTCCATGCCCCTGCTGGCTGCCCTGTTCTCCGCCATGGGCATCTTTGGCGGCTATCTGGTGGGCGTGGTGCTCATCGGCGTGGACGAAGGCTCCTTCTGGTCCCAGATGCAGGCTGCCGTGGATTTCCGCGAAGACGTCCTCAACGGCGTGATCAAGAGCGTGGTTTTTGGCGTGGCGGTCACGGCCATTGCCCTGTTCGAGGGCTATGACGCTCCGCCCACCGCCGAAGGGGTTTCACGCGCCACCACCCGTACCGTGGTGACTTCCTCCCTGGCCATCCTGGGCCTGGATTTCATTCTGACCGCATTCATGTTTTCTGGAGTTTGA
- a CDS encoding outer membrane protein transport protein has product MRKNQLVLALAALGFAGSAMATNGYFAHGYGMAAKGMGGAGIAYPQDALAAATNPAGMVHVGSRMDIGLDIFAPDRGFTFAGGSPDGNGSGAMESWFPIPEFGYNRMINKDMSVGVSVFGNGGMNTTYGDGNHPFTVFPGGPGAGATVGIDLMQLFIAPTVAYKVNPQFSVGASLNLIAQSFESKGLGGFGQADAGKDYSTGVSLRLGGMYQVSDRVTVGATYQTKSNMSKFDDYAVMFPNAGEFDIPATYGVGIALKANDKVDVAFDVMRIDYNGVAVTGNKATFPLFGANQHGFGWDDQTVFKLGVSYKHRNDLTLRAGLNYGKQPIDVATVAVPGDITSDLNTLAPGVVETHLTLGFTKDLSADSSITGAYMHAFKKEVSGVGAFLGASTLEMSQNSFGLSYNKKF; this is encoded by the coding sequence ATGCGTAAAAACCAACTCGTACTGGCCCTGGCCGCCCTGGGCTTTGCTGGATCTGCAATGGCCACCAACGGCTACTTCGCCCACGGTTATGGCATGGCTGCCAAAGGCATGGGTGGCGCCGGTATCGCGTATCCCCAGGATGCCTTGGCCGCCGCGACCAACCCTGCCGGCATGGTGCATGTGGGCAGCCGTATGGATATCGGCCTGGATATCTTTGCTCCGGACCGGGGCTTCACGTTCGCAGGCGGTTCTCCCGATGGCAACGGCAGTGGCGCCATGGAAAGCTGGTTCCCCATTCCCGAGTTTGGCTACAACCGCATGATCAACAAGGACATGTCAGTTGGCGTGTCCGTGTTCGGCAATGGCGGCATGAACACCACTTACGGTGACGGAAACCACCCCTTTACGGTATTTCCCGGTGGTCCCGGTGCCGGTGCTACCGTAGGCATTGATCTGATGCAGTTGTTCATTGCTCCCACGGTGGCCTACAAGGTCAATCCGCAATTCTCGGTCGGTGCTTCATTGAACCTGATCGCCCAGTCTTTTGAGTCCAAAGGTCTCGGTGGCTTTGGTCAGGCAGATGCAGGCAAGGATTACTCAACTGGCGTCAGCCTGCGACTGGGGGGTATGTATCAGGTCAGCGACCGCGTGACCGTTGGCGCGACGTACCAGACCAAGAGCAACATGAGCAAGTTTGACGACTATGCCGTCATGTTCCCCAACGCGGGTGAGTTCGACATCCCCGCAACGTACGGAGTCGGTATCGCGCTGAAGGCCAATGACAAGGTGGATGTTGCCTTTGACGTGATGCGTATCGACTACAACGGTGTCGCTGTCACCGGGAACAAGGCTACCTTCCCCCTCTTCGGCGCGAACCAGCATGGTTTCGGCTGGGATGACCAGACCGTGTTCAAACTCGGCGTGTCCTACAAGCACAGGAATGATCTGACCCTCCGTGCGGGCCTCAACTACGGCAAACAACCCATCGACGTGGCCACCGTTGCGGTGCCGGGAGACATCACCTCCGATCTGAACACGCTGGCTCCTGGCGTGGTGGAAACCCATCTGACTCTGGGCTTTACCAAGGATCTGAGTGCGGACTCGTCCATCACGGGTGCCTATATGCACGCCTTCAAAAAGGAAGTGAGCGGCGTGGGTGCTTTCCTGGGTGCAAGCACCCTGGAAATGAGCCAGAACTCCTTTGGCCTGAGCTACAACAAGAAATTCTGA
- a CDS encoding ABC transporter substrate-binding protein, whose amino-acid sequence MQHWTSSLMSAVAMMAALMLAPAALAEMAPDALAKSTTNEVLRIVRQDKDIKSGNSRKILDLVEQKILPNFDFQHMTQLAVGKHWPRASPEQQQALVSEFRTMLVRTYSSAISSVADYKIEFKPFNAAPGDTEVTVNTEVSKPGAPPIPIDYRMEKRNGAWKVFDVLVDNVSLVTVYRNSFNSEVRRNGVDGLIVALQRRNKPPAELAR is encoded by the coding sequence ATGCAACATTGGACGTCTTCGCTGATGTCTGCGGTGGCAATGATGGCTGCCCTGATGCTGGCGCCTGCCGCCTTGGCTGAAATGGCGCCGGATGCCCTGGCCAAGAGCACAACCAATGAGGTGCTTCGCATCGTCCGCCAGGACAAGGACATCAAGAGCGGCAATTCCAGGAAGATTCTTGACCTGGTGGAGCAGAAGATCCTGCCCAACTTCGACTTCCAGCACATGACCCAGCTGGCGGTGGGCAAGCACTGGCCCAGGGCTTCGCCGGAGCAGCAGCAGGCCCTGGTGTCCGAGTTCCGCACCATGCTGGTGCGCACCTACTCTTCCGCCATTTCCAGCGTGGCGGACTACAAGATCGAGTTCAAGCCCTTCAACGCCGCGCCGGGGGACACGGAAGTCACGGTAAACACCGAGGTCAGCAAGCCCGGCGCCCCTCCCATTCCCATCGATTACCGCATGGAAAAGAGGAATGGCGCATGGAAGGTGTTCGACGTGCTGGTGGACAACGTCAGCCTGGTGACCGTCTACCGCAATTCCTTCAATTCCGAGGTGCGCCGCAATGGCGTGGACGGTCTCATCGTCGCCCTGCAACGACGCAACAAGCCGCCGGCGGAACTCGCCCGCTGA
- a CDS encoding L,D-transpeptidase family protein yields MKRLALRFLRTAGLALATALFGLPQAQAEEPHGPMMLASADTTHFLPSLDALIGKTLQDIRASRLDDALKEVDRVIAIRPDFKLAYLIKGDLLMARARPLSGMGTMANKARDEQSLSDLQDEARVRLMRYIDQPDPNLLPRQILQLAPQQRYALLADASRARLYLFENVDGEPRLKQDYYMTVGRNGTDKRVEGDKRTPIGVYQITQQLPRAQLADLYGDGAFPLNYPNAWDQVQGRGGHGIWLHGVPSDTYSRPPRSSEGCVVVTNPDLTELSRYIQVGVTPVVIVDRADWVDRHTWERSRARLLDRLSQWQQDWQARDADRFLDHYAPDFLQGLGRGWAENKKRNIENKDWIKVDVRDASLFIYPGGEMAYTEFVQDYASDRLSSTSRKQLFWKRLDGHWRIALEKSEDLSKSQFANR; encoded by the coding sequence ATGAAAAGGCTCGCCCTCAGGTTTCTGCGCACCGCCGGCCTCGCCCTGGCGACCGCTCTGTTCGGCCTGCCACAGGCCCAGGCGGAAGAACCCCACGGGCCGATGATGCTGGCCTCGGCGGATACCACCCATTTCCTGCCTTCCCTCGACGCCCTCATCGGCAAGACCCTGCAGGACATCCGCGCCAGCCGTCTTGACGATGCCCTGAAGGAAGTGGACCGGGTCATCGCCATCCGCCCGGACTTCAAGCTGGCCTACCTGATAAAGGGGGATCTGCTCATGGCCCGGGCCCGCCCACTTTCGGGCATGGGCACCATGGCGAACAAGGCCCGGGACGAACAGTCCCTTTCCGACCTGCAGGACGAGGCCAGGGTAAGACTGATGCGCTACATCGACCAACCCGACCCCAATCTGCTGCCTCGCCAGATCCTCCAACTTGCGCCCCAGCAACGCTACGCCCTGCTGGCGGACGCCTCCCGCGCCCGGCTCTATCTGTTCGAAAACGTGGATGGCGAGCCCCGGCTGAAACAGGACTACTACATGACCGTCGGCCGGAACGGCACCGACAAACGCGTGGAGGGCGACAAGCGCACCCCTATTGGCGTCTATCAGATCACCCAGCAACTGCCCCGTGCCCAGCTGGCCGACCTCTATGGCGACGGCGCCTTCCCTCTCAACTACCCCAATGCCTGGGATCAGGTTCAGGGGCGGGGAGGCCACGGCATATGGCTGCATGGCGTGCCCTCGGACACTTACAGCCGCCCCCCGCGCTCCAGCGAGGGCTGTGTGGTGGTCACCAATCCTGACCTGACCGAACTCAGCCGCTACATCCAGGTGGGGGTCACCCCCGTGGTCATCGTCGACCGGGCTGACTGGGTGGACCGGCACACCTGGGAACGCAGCCGTGCCCGGTTGTTGGACCGATTGTCCCAATGGCAACAGGACTGGCAGGCCCGCGACGCGGATCGATTCCTCGACCATTACGCTCCCGACTTCCTTCAGGGTCTCGGCCGCGGCTGGGCGGAAAACAAGAAGCGCAACATCGAGAACAAGGACTGGATCAAGGTGGATGTCAGGGATGCCAGCCTGTTCATCTACCCCGGGGGCGAGATGGCCTACACGGAGTTCGTCCAGGATTACGCCAGTGACAGGCTTTCCAGCACCTCCCGCAAGCAGCTCTTCTGGAAACGGCTGGATGGCCACTGGCGCATCGCGCTGGAAAAATCCGAAGACCTGTCCAAGTCCCAATTCGCCAACCGTTGA
- a CDS encoding peptidyl-prolyl cis-trans isomerase, with product MVKLTTNFGPITLELNAQAAPDTVSNFLQYVRDGHYDGTIFHRVIDGFMIQGGGFTSDMQQKATRPPIRNEADNGLKNEAYSIAMARTPNPDSATSQFFINVANNDFLNFREPSAQGYGYCVFGKVVEGQDVVDRVRKVRTGMRAGHQDVPAEDVIIEKAEVQE from the coding sequence ATGGTCAAGCTCACCACCAATTTCGGACCCATCACCCTGGAACTGAACGCCCAGGCCGCCCCTGATACCGTGTCCAACTTCCTCCAGTACGTCAGGGATGGCCACTACGACGGCACCATCTTTCATCGCGTCATCGACGGTTTCATGATCCAGGGCGGAGGTTTCACCTCCGACATGCAGCAGAAGGCCACCCGCCCCCCCATCCGCAACGAGGCGGACAACGGCCTGAAGAACGAGGCCTACAGCATCGCCATGGCGCGCACCCCCAACCCGGATTCCGCCACCAGCCAGTTCTTCATCAACGTGGCCAACAACGACTTCCTCAACTTCCGCGAACCCAGCGCCCAGGGCTACGGCTATTGCGTATTCGGCAAGGTGGTGGAAGGCCAGGACGTGGTGGATCGTGTCCGCAAGGTGCGTACCGGCATGCGCGCCGGCCACCAGGACGTGCCGGCTGAAGACGTGATCATCGAGAAGGCCGAAGTCCAGGAGTAA
- a CDS encoding glutamine--tRNA ligase/YqeY domain fusion protein, whose amino-acid sequence MSADERPSAAPVQHFIRAVIDDDLEQGRHSQVVTRFPPEPNGYLHVGHAKSICLNFGLALDYGGSCNLRFDDTNPEKESEEYANAIQEDVRWLGFQWNGEVRWASDYFQQLYDYAEELIRQGKAYVCDLTPEETRQYRGTLTQPGRDSPYRSRSVEESLDLFRRMKAGEFADGFRTLRARIDMASPNINLRDPVIYRIKRAHHIRTGDAWCIYPMYDYTHCISDALEHITHSLCTLEFEDHRPLYDWVLDQLPVPCHPQQIEFSRLELRYTVTSKRKLLQLVTQGLVAGWDDPRMPTIHGMRRRGYTPAGIREFARRIGISKSENVIDMAVLEGCMREDLESTAPRVMAVLNPLKVVLTNFQEGVTASRAAGFHPNHPEFGEREVPIGREIWIEREDFALEPPPGWQRLTEGGEVRLRYSYVIKCDEVVKDAAGNVMELRCSIDHDTLGKNPQGRKVKGVIHWLSAAHALRAEVRLYDRLFTDPEPDGHRDRDFLEFLNPDSLSVVQGWIEPAAAQLQPEAHYQFERIGYFCADRFDHVPGVKPVFNRTVGLKDTWAK is encoded by the coding sequence ATGAGTGCCGACGAACGTCCATCCGCCGCGCCCGTGCAACATTTCATCCGTGCCGTCATCGACGATGATCTGGAGCAAGGCAGGCACTCCCAGGTTGTCACGCGCTTTCCGCCGGAGCCCAATGGCTACCTGCACGTGGGCCATGCCAAGTCCATCTGCCTCAATTTTGGACTTGCCCTGGATTACGGCGGGTCGTGCAACCTGCGCTTCGACGACACCAACCCGGAGAAGGAAAGCGAGGAATACGCCAACGCCATCCAGGAGGACGTGCGCTGGCTGGGATTCCAATGGAACGGCGAAGTTCGCTGGGCTTCGGATTATTTCCAGCAACTCTACGATTACGCGGAGGAACTTATCCGCCAGGGCAAGGCCTACGTGTGCGACCTGACCCCCGAGGAAACCCGCCAGTACCGGGGCACCCTCACGCAACCCGGGCGCGACAGTCCCTACCGCAGCCGCAGCGTGGAAGAGAGCCTGGACCTTTTCCGCCGCATGAAGGCCGGGGAGTTTGCCGATGGCTTCCGCACCCTGCGGGCCAGGATCGACATGGCCAGCCCCAACATCAACCTGCGGGACCCGGTGATCTACCGCATCAAGCGGGCCCACCACATCCGCACGGGGGATGCCTGGTGCATCTATCCCATGTACGACTATACCCACTGCATCTCGGATGCCCTGGAGCACATCACCCACTCCCTTTGCACCCTGGAGTTCGAGGATCACCGGCCCCTTTACGATTGGGTGCTGGACCAGCTGCCCGTGCCCTGCCATCCCCAGCAGATCGAGTTCTCCCGGCTGGAACTGCGCTACACCGTCACTTCCAAGCGCAAGCTGTTGCAACTGGTGACCCAGGGACTTGTGGCCGGCTGGGACGACCCCCGCATGCCCACCATCCACGGCATGCGCCGCCGCGGCTACACACCAGCAGGTATCCGTGAATTCGCCCGCCGCATCGGCATTTCCAAGAGCGAGAACGTCATCGACATGGCGGTGCTGGAAGGCTGCATGCGGGAAGACCTGGAAAGCACCGCACCTAGGGTCATGGCCGTGCTCAACCCCCTTAAGGTGGTGCTGACCAATTTCCAGGAAGGTGTCACAGCCAGCCGGGCCGCCGGCTTCCATCCCAACCACCCGGAGTTCGGCGAGCGGGAAGTGCCCATCGGCCGGGAAATCTGGATCGAGCGGGAAGACTTTGCCCTGGAGCCACCCCCGGGCTGGCAGCGCCTGACGGAGGGGGGCGAGGTGCGCCTGCGCTATTCCTACGTGATCAAGTGCGACGAGGTGGTGAAGGACGCCGCCGGCAATGTGATGGAACTGCGTTGCAGCATCGACCACGACACCCTGGGCAAGAACCCCCAGGGCCGCAAGGTGAAGGGCGTCATTCATTGGCTTTCCGCCGCCCACGCCCTGCGGGCTGAAGTGCGCCTTTACGACCGTCTGTTCACCGACCCGGAGCCGGACGGCCACAGGGATCGGGATTTCCTGGAATTCCTCAATCCCGATTCCCTGAGTGTGGTGCAGGGCTGGATCGAGCCGGCCGCCGCCCAGCTTCAGCCCGAGGCCCATTACCAGTTCGAACGCATCGGCTACTTCTGCGCAGACCGCTTCGACCACGTGCCCGGCGTCAAACCGGTGTTCAACCGCACGGTGGGGCTGAAGGACACCTGGGCCAAGTAA
- a CDS encoding UDP-2,3-diacylglucosamine diphosphatase encodes MPEGASGDDLPTLFISDLHLTPERPGPISLFKRFLDEVATHAAALYILGDFFEAWVGDDELSLPFHAEIAECLRKLAGTGVPVYFIAGNRDFLAGEALAKATGWQPLTDPCLIDLHGVPTLLSHGDAYCTDDGAYQAFRRQVRDPQWQREFMSQPIDTRRGVARAIREKSEQAKADKKPDIMDVNPQAIQDAMAQAQRMIHGHTHRPARHGLRVDGRDCERWVLPDWYETGGYLACNVQGCRAVTFS; translated from the coding sequence ATGCCGGAGGGGGCGTCAGGAGACGACCTCCCCACCCTCTTCATCTCCGACCTGCATCTCACCCCCGAGCGCCCCGGACCGATATCGCTCTTCAAGCGGTTTCTGGACGAGGTCGCAACCCATGCGGCAGCGCTCTATATCCTCGGCGACTTCTTCGAGGCCTGGGTGGGCGACGACGAGCTGAGTTTGCCTTTCCACGCCGAAATCGCTGAGTGTCTGCGGAAATTGGCGGGCACCGGCGTTCCTGTGTATTTCATCGCCGGCAACCGGGATTTCCTGGCTGGCGAAGCCCTGGCAAAGGCCACTGGCTGGCAACCGCTCACCGACCCCTGCCTCATCGACCTGCATGGCGTTCCCACTCTCTTGAGCCATGGGGATGCCTATTGCACCGACGACGGGGCCTATCAGGCCTTCCGGCGTCAGGTACGCGACCCTCAATGGCAAAGGGAGTTCATGTCACAACCCATCGATACCCGGCGTGGAGTAGCGCGCGCCATTCGTGAAAAAAGCGAACAGGCCAAGGCCGACAAGAAGCCCGACATCATGGATGTGAATCCCCAGGCCATCCAAGACGCCATGGCCCAGGCCCAGCGCATGATCCATGGACATACCCATCGTCCGGCCCGGCATGGGTTGCGGGTCGACGGCAGGGATTGCGAGCGGTGGGTTCTGCCGGACTGGTACGAGACAGGTGGTTATCTCGCCTGCAACGTCCAAGGCTGTCGCGCCGTGACCTTCAGTTGA
- a CDS encoding cysteine--tRNA ligase encodes MLTVYNTLSRRKEAFTPMEPGKVRMYVCGMTVYDYCHLGHARVLVVFDMITRWLRASGYDVDYVRNITDIDDKIIKRANENGEAFTALTQRFIDAMHADSAALGVLPPNHEPRATEYVGKMLTMIQALIDRGHAYAADNGDVYYAVGSFSSYGQLSGKSLEDLRAGERVEVDPNKRDPMDFVLWKAAKPGEPAWPSPWGPGRPGWHIECSVMGSDLLGPHFDIHGGGQDLQFPHHENEIAQSEGAHGCKFVNYWLHNGFVRVDDEKMSKSLGNFFTIREVLEKYDAEVVRFFILRAHYRSPLNYSDQHLDDAKAALTRLYTALRGVEAVQAAIDWADSYAARFKAAMDDDFNTPEALAVLFDLAGALNRDNDSSLAGTLKGLAGVLGLLDRASDEFLKAGGGSTDDAYSPERIDALIQERIASRKNKDFKRGDAIRDELKAAGIVLEDSPQGTTWRRE; translated from the coding sequence ATGCTGACTGTCTACAACACACTGAGCCGCCGCAAAGAGGCATTCACCCCCATGGAGCCCGGCAAGGTGCGCATGTACGTGTGCGGCATGACTGTCTATGACTACTGCCACCTGGGGCACGCCCGGGTGCTGGTGGTTTTTGACATGATCACCCGCTGGCTGCGTGCCTCCGGCTACGACGTGGATTACGTGCGCAACATCACGGACATCGACGACAAGATCATCAAGCGGGCCAATGAGAACGGCGAGGCCTTCACCGCCCTGACCCAGCGTTTCATCGACGCCATGCACGCGGACAGTGCCGCCCTGGGCGTGCTGCCGCCGAACCACGAACCCCGAGCCACGGAATACGTGGGCAAGATGCTCACCATGATCCAGGCCCTCATCGACCGGGGCCATGCCTACGCGGCCGACAATGGCGACGTGTATTACGCCGTGGGTTCTTTCTCCTCTTATGGCCAGCTTTCCGGCAAGTCCCTGGAAGACCTGCGGGCCGGCGAGCGGGTGGAGGTGGACCCGAACAAACGGGACCCCATGGACTTCGTGCTGTGGAAGGCCGCCAAGCCGGGTGAGCCCGCCTGGCCTTCCCCGTGGGGACCGGGCCGGCCCGGCTGGCACATCGAGTGTTCAGTGATGGGCTCGGACCTGCTGGGCCCCCATTTCGACATCCACGGCGGTGGGCAGGATCTCCAGTTCCCCCACCACGAGAACGAGATCGCCCAGAGCGAGGGCGCCCACGGATGCAAGTTCGTCAACTACTGGTTGCACAACGGCTTCGTGCGGGTGGACGACGAGAAGATGTCCAAGAGCCTGGGCAACTTCTTCACCATCCGGGAGGTGCTGGAAAAGTACGACGCCGAGGTGGTGCGCTTTTTCATCCTGCGCGCTCATTACCGCAGTCCCCTGAATTATTCGGACCAGCATTTGGATGACGCCAAGGCGGCCCTGACCCGGCTTTACACAGCCTTGCGTGGTGTGGAGGCGGTGCAAGCAGCCATCGACTGGGCCGATTCCTATGCCGCCCGTTTCAAGGCAGCCATGGATGACGATTTCAATACACCGGAGGCGCTGGCCGTGCTGTTCGACCTGGCAGGGGCCCTGAACCGTGACAATGACTCCTCGCTGGCTGGCACACTAAAGGGCTTGGCTGGTGTCCTGGGGTTGCTTGACCGGGCATCTGACGAATTTCTCAAGGCTGGAGGCGGTTCGACAGACGATGCCTATTCGCCGGAGCGCATCGATGCGTTGATTCAGGAGCGCATCGCGTCGCGCAAGAACAAGGATTTCAAGCGCGGCGATGCCATCCGCGACGAGTTGAAGGCTGCCGGCATCGTGCTGGAGGATTCGCCCCAGGGCACTACCTGGCGTCGCGAGTGA
- the mlaD gene encoding outer membrane lipid asymmetry maintenance protein MlaD — MQRATLDLWVGIFVVAGLGALLFLALKVGNMTGFDSSTAYTVKAEFENIGGLKPRAPIKSAGVVVGRVSDISFDNASYEAVVSMKLDTRFKFPRDTSAAIMTSGLLGEQYIALEAGGEEKMLAEGDSLKLTQGAVVLENLIGQFLYNKADSAGEAGAQ; from the coding sequence ATGCAGCGCGCGACCCTGGACCTCTGGGTGGGCATTTTCGTGGTGGCCGGACTGGGGGCTCTCCTGTTCCTGGCCCTCAAGGTGGGCAACATGACCGGCTTCGACAGCAGCACCGCCTATACCGTCAAGGCCGAGTTCGAGAACATCGGCGGCCTCAAGCCCCGGGCCCCCATCAAGAGTGCCGGCGTGGTGGTGGGGCGCGTGTCCGACATCAGTTTCGATAACGCGTCCTACGAGGCCGTGGTGAGCATGAAGCTGGATACCCGCTTCAAATTCCCCCGGGACACCAGCGCGGCCATCATGACCTCTGGCCTGCTGGGGGAGCAGTACATTGCCCTGGAGGCGGGGGGCGAGGAAAAAATGCTGGCCGAAGGCGACAGCCTGAAACTTACGCAGGGCGCCGTGGTCCTTGAAAACCTGATCGGCCAGTTTCTCTACAACAAGGCGGATAGTGCTGGCGAGGCAGGTGCCCAGTAG
- a CDS encoding tetratricopeptide repeat protein, whose protein sequence is MLLTRFSAAFLLSLLPAVALAVPPTVQDANQALRKGQNAVALEKINTYLAGSPKDAQGRFLKGLILTELGRNTDAIKVFTELTEDFPELPEPYNNLAVLYAAQADYERAKQSLEMAIRTHPSYATAHENLGDIYAKMASQAYDKAMQLDKSNVSAQTKLALIQDLFSPAARLPESAKAKEPAKPAAKPSQMTQTTKPVEEPSRPESLPVEPAKAAPAMASEDAVLAAVNAWSSAWSAKDVAAYLAAYDKDFQVPGGEDRSAWEALRNERLTKPEFIKVDLSQIKVSIKDDKATVRFRQRYESNTFKGYDRKTLTLVNRDGAWKILEER, encoded by the coding sequence ATGTTACTGACTCGTTTCTCCGCAGCCTTCCTTCTATCCCTGCTCCCGGCCGTGGCACTTGCCGTGCCCCCCACGGTGCAGGATGCCAACCAGGCCCTGCGCAAAGGCCAGAACGCCGTGGCCCTTGAGAAGATCAACACCTACCTGGCGGGCAGTCCCAAGGATGCCCAGGGACGATTCCTGAAGGGGCTCATCCTCACCGAACTGGGACGCAACACGGACGCCATCAAGGTATTCACCGAACTGACCGAGGATTTCCCGGAACTCCCGGAGCCCTACAACAACCTGGCCGTGCTGTATGCCGCCCAGGCTGATTACGAGCGCGCCAAGCAAAGCCTGGAAATGGCCATCCGCACCCATCCCAGCTATGCCACGGCCCACGAGAATCTGGGCGACATTTACGCCAAGATGGCTTCCCAGGCCTATGACAAGGCCATGCAGCTGGACAAGTCCAATGTTTCTGCCCAGACCAAGCTGGCACTGATACAGGACCTTTTCAGCCCTGCGGCACGCCTGCCGGAGTCAGCCAAGGCAAAGGAACCCGCCAAACCAGCCGCCAAGCCTTCCCAGATGACTCAGACCACGAAACCGGTCGAGGAGCCGTCCCGCCCCGAGTCCCTCCCTGTTGAACCCGCCAAGGCCGCCCCGGCCATGGCGTCGGAAGACGCGGTCCTGGCGGCGGTGAATGCCTGGTCCAGCGCCTGGTCGGCCAAGGATGTGGCCGCCTATCTCGCCGCCTACGACAAGGACTTCCAGGTGCCCGGCGGAGAGGACCGGTCCGCCTGGGAGGCGTTGCGCAACGAACGCCTGACCAAGCCGGAATTCATCAAGGTCGACCTTTCCCAAATCAAGGTCAGCATCAAGGACGACAAGGCCACGGTGCGTTTCCGCCAACGCTACGAGTCCAACACTTTCAAGGGCTACGACCGCAAGACCCTCACGCTGGTGAACCGTGATGGAGCCTGGAAGATCCTAGAGGAACGATGA
- a CDS encoding ABC transporter ATP-binding protein — translation MSDNLIEIRDLSFAYGDRLVLKGINLTARRGQVIAIMGISGGGKTTLLRLIGGALRPTTGLLRVDGVDMSRIDNAGLYQLRRRMGMLFQFGALFTDMSVFDNVAFPLREHTDLPEEMIHDLVMMKLNAVGLRGASDLMPSELSGGMARRVALARAIALEPNLILYDEPFAGLDPISLGVTGNLIRRLSDTLGITSIVVTHDIQESLRMVDYVYFVSEGVIAAEGTPDQLRASGEPFVHQFVHGEEDGPVPFHYPAPSYADHLELRA, via the coding sequence GTGTCCGACAACCTGATCGAAATCCGCGACTTGTCCTTTGCCTATGGCGATCGTTTGGTGCTCAAGGGCATCAACCTCACCGCCAGGCGTGGCCAGGTCATCGCCATCATGGGCATCTCCGGAGGGGGAAAAACCACTCTCCTGCGCCTGATTGGTGGCGCTCTGCGGCCCACCACCGGCCTGCTGAGGGTGGATGGCGTGGACATGAGCCGCATCGACAACGCGGGGCTCTACCAGCTGCGGCGGCGTATGGGCATGCTGTTCCAGTTTGGTGCCCTGTTCACGGATATGTCCGTATTCGACAACGTGGCGTTCCCGTTGCGCGAGCACACGGACTTGCCGGAAGAAATGATCCACGACCTGGTGATGATGAAACTGAATGCGGTTGGGCTGCGAGGGGCCAGCGACCTGATGCCATCAGAACTTTCCGGCGGCATGGCCCGCCGGGTCGCCCTGGCCCGGGCCATTGCCCTGGAACCCAATCTCATCCTCTACGACGAGCCCTTCGCCGGCTTGGATCCCATCTCCCTGGGGGTCACGGGGAACCTGATACGGCGCCTCTCCGACACCCTGGGCATCACATCCATCGTGGTTACCCACGACATCCAGGAATCCTTGCGCATGGTGGATTACGTTTATTTCGTATCCGAGGGTGTCATTGCCGCGGAAGGTACTCCGGATCAGTTGCGGGCATCGGGAGAGCCTTTCGTACACCAGTTCGTGCATGGTGAAGAGGACGGTCCCGTCCCCTTCCACTACCCGGCGCCCAGCTATGCCGACCACCTGGAGCTCCGGGCATGA